The genomic segment GCTCTTTTGACTgctgttgactttttttttttgctagcaGAGATAATTATCTAGCTGTGCAGGCAGGAAATTCACAACAGAGGACCGACAATGTGTTCCGTAATAAGCAGAGTGAAACCGTGTCACCGGGCTCTGGCTGTCTCGCTTCGGCTCCGGACAAACACCGAGAGTCCGAGTtatgcagcagctcagagcagGCGCTTCTCTCCTGGCGTAAGTTCTGGCGTGGAGCCGCTTTGGGTCAGCAGCAGGTCGTACAGCTCCAGGACAGCCATGACCGAAGGACTTTTCTTCAGACAGGTAGGTTCAGGTTATCTTTTCTTGTTTGACCTGTGTATGAGGTGATTCGCCACGACGAGAAAAAGCGAAGTTTGTAGGTATTTCTACGTCTAGCTGAAGTAAGCTAGCTGTTAGTTAGCTTCACTTTACTGTAAGTTGACAGTGAGCCAAAGAAGCTCATAGAAATTAAATGTTGTGAATCGTTGTAGTGAATTTTCCAGCTAAACAGACCACTTACTTTAGtctttctgcattgagtttTAACAAAAACGTTGAAAAACTTTGGCTGTGTGTGTAATGATAGTTGTTCTGTCCTAAGGCGTctagctattttttttttttacttgacaGTTCATCTTCACCTTGGCAAATGCAGTTCACAAAACAAGCCGTTCATTTCAATTCACTTACTCAATATTTCTGCAACTCTCAGCCGTTCATTAACATGCAAGGTTTGAACATATACATCTGCATGGCAAATAAGCATTTGGATCTTGAGTTGAGATTATTTTGTCAACGAAATTGTTCCCTTTATGTAAATACAAAACACCAATATTCTGATTGCTAACACTTCATATCATGTATTTGTAAACACAGGACACTTTCTAAATGCTTAAAAACAGACATTCTGCATTGATATGTTGCGCCACATTCTCATCTATTCTTCTTCCCTCCTTTCATTCTCTCTGTCTTAtctcacacacaaatacaaaaatagacATTATAAATGTAACAGTGAGGATGTGACCCTTGCTACCTGCTGCCatctgttgtattttattgctGAGTCACTCCTGTGCACTCCCATGTTTAGTTGTTGGAGTTGGAAAGTATGACCTACACATACCTGCTGGCGGACACAGCAACCAAGGAGGCTGTCATCATCGATCCTGTGTTGGAAACTATCAACAGGGACCTAAAACTCATCGGGGAACTGGGACTAAATCTAAAAGTGGCAGGTATTTATCTCCCTGCAGTTGAGCTAAGGGATAAGAGTTTATTCCATAAACTCAGACAATGTTGGGGAATTCCAATCATGCATAATTGTCTCAGACATTGTTATGCAATGTCATGTTTATATCAAAAGACTCCTACTGAATTAGGGCTGGAGATATGGATAAAAATCAATATCAGAATAGTAATACTAACAATACAAATATCTCTCCAAATTTAAACtatatatcatttatttatatataacaACTTTTATTAAGCACTGACACAATATGATGACTTTGTCACAACTGAATTCTAcccaaaataaacacagaattatATCCCAGCTGTGTATTGAGCCATACCACCTTCCTTTTTCTGATAGTAAACACCCACTGCCATGCGGACCACATCACAAGCACTGGGCTGATGAAGAAAGGACTGGCTGGCCTGAAGAGTGCCATCTCCAAATACAGCGGTGCCTCTGCAGACATCCTCCTGTCAGAGGGAGACAAAATCCCCTTTGGAAAACATGTAAGATGGTATTTCAGTAGATTTTAGAGAGTGTTTTTGTATGTATATCAGTGTGTCAGCAAAGTTTTGGGTGTGTATCAATGTATTGGATATTGTATGAATTTGGTCCTCTAGAAATACCTGAagcattttgtttaaaattgctTAATAAGAcagatttacacacgtggacaaaattgttggtacccctcagttaaagaaggaaaaacccacaattctcactgaaatcacttgaaactcacaaaagtaacaataaataaaaatttattgaaaattaaataatcaaaaacagccatcacttttgaattgttgattaacataattatttaaaaaacaaactaatgaaacaggcctggacaaaaatgatggtacctctataaaagattgaaaactatttgaccagagtgacatgattaactcaggtgtgtcatttaattgacatcacaggtgtttccaaactcataatcagtcagtctgcctatttaaagggagacaagtagtcaccctgctgtttggtgaaaaggtgtgtaccacactgaacatggacaacagaaagcgaaggagagaattgtcccaggacatccgaaaaaaaatgatagacaaacatcttaaaggtaaaggctataagaccatctctaaacagcttgaagttcctgtgacaacagtggctcatattattcagaagttcaagacccacgggacagtagccaacctccctggacgtggccgcaagaggaaaattgatgacaaattgaagagacggatcgttggaattgtatccaaagagcccagagcaacctccaaagaaattaaaggtgaactccaaggccaaggtacatcagtgtcagatcgcaccattcgtcgttgtttgagccaaagtggatttcatgggagacgaccaaggaggacaccactgctgaaaaaaactcataaaaaagccagactggaatttgcaaaaatgcatgttgacaagccacaaagcttctgggagaatgtcctttggacagatgagaccaaactggagctttttggtaaggcacatcaactctatgttcatagactcaaaaaccaagcatacgaagaaaagaacactgtccctacggtgaaacatggaggaggctcagtaatgttttggggctgctttgctgcatctggcacagggtgtcttgaaagtgtgcaaggtacgatgaaatctgaagactatcaaggcattctggagagaaatgtgctgcctagtgtcagaaagcttggtctcagttgcaggtcatgggtcttccaacaggacaacgatccaaaacacacagccaaaaacacccaagaatggctgagagaaaagcgttggactattctaaagtggccttctatgagcccagatctgaatcccattgaacatatgtggaaggagctgaaacatgccatttggagaagacacccatcaaacctgagacaactggagctgtttgctcatgaggagtgggccaaaatacctgttgacagctgcagaacgctcattgacaaatacagaaatcgtttaattgcagtgattgcctcaaaaggttgtgcaacaaaatattaagttatgggtaccatcatttttgtccagccctatttcattagtttgtttttttaaataattatgttaatcaacaattcaaaagtgatggctgattttgattatttaattttcaataaatttttatttattgttacttttgtgagtttcaagtgatttcagtgagaattgtgggtttttccttctttaactgaggggtaccaacaattttgtccacgtgtgtatatcgcTTTGAATTCACAGTTGACTTTTCTCTCCTTTAGTGTCTGACAGTGAGAGAAACACCGGGACACACTGATGGGTGTCTGACGCTGGTGATGGAGGATCAGAGCATGGCTTTCACTGGGGACGCTCTGCTCATTAGAGGCTGTGGCAGGACAGACTTCCAGCAAGGTAAGCACACACTTCCATGTTGTTTTGGAAATTTCCTTCCTTGCCTCTTAGAGTCTGGTGGAGACATTTTGCATCcaaattcaaatattttcttctcAGTTGAACTGCTCTGAAAGAAGTCATCACAATAAAGTGTAGTGCATATAGGAATAAAGTGCAGGCCTTAACCTCTCCAACAATGCTAGCTGCTTGTCTGTGGGACaaagcttcaggaagaaaaagaatattttgagtttacatcaaatttaatgatGGTACTCTCATTACTCTTGAATTACTTGTGTACTCATCATTGCATTGATGTGTTACTGTCTGTGCAATATGTTAATATCTatcatatttttcctttttatagAGTATTCCACCACCATAGCGCTAACATTGCCAGATACAAACTCTATTTACGAGATACACATAAAAGCATAACAGTTTCATGGTTCAAAATAATTAGTTTTTACTTTTGTATAAAGGCTAATATACAAAATCTACAAGGATTTCAAGGTTTTCAAGGTTTTTATTAGCCATTTGTGCATCAACCAACAGTCCAGGCATATTGGAACTCTTGTGCAGGGGCTCTCAGAGTCACAGTTTAAATAACAAAACttaagataagaaaaaaaaacactatacagaagaaaacaaaaatatagatatgtataagaaatataaaaatataagaaTATAAATATGGAGAGAGGCAGTAGCgccggatgccacggttaatgccactgccgcagtgacactttttgtggcagtAGAGAGAGTATTGAGAATGTTGCACTTGTAGCAAGTATTGCACGTTCATCAAGTATATCAAATCAAGTAATAAAAGATTTGGATAGCTTAGATTGTTCTGAAAAAAGGCTAGCccttaaaacaaccaaaatttgAGCTTAAAAGTAATCGAAGTTTAAAAAGACTATGGCTCCAAGAGTTAGGCAAGTTTAAGTTCAAACCTTTATTTCTGTAATGCTGCTAGATCACCACAAGGGTGCGGtgtttcacctgttttgttttgctctctTATTCAGGTTGCTCAAAGAGACTCTATAACTCCGTGCATCAGAAGATCTTCACCCTGCCTGATCAGTGCCTGGTCTACCCAGCGCACGACTACTTAGGTTGGCTGAAAACCCACACACCTCATGTCTCGTAGAGTCCCTGATCTGAAAATTGGTTCTGCAGATAGATGGATTTTAAGCACTAGTTTAGTGTAGAATTGAAGCCCTTAGTTTTCTACTcataatcaatacttaaatagaACAGATGTTTGCGTAACTGTGTTATTCAAATACAAATACGAAGAGCTGTTGACACAAGTTTAACAAAACTGCCAGTGAGCGTTGTATTACATATCAGTCTTTAAGTTTTTATAATGCATCACATGTGTGccaacatcatttgacttctcTAGAATTGTTTTAACTGATTAATAAAGTTCAACATTTGGCAAAAACCAAGACCGCATACACAATAAATGCTAAATGGGGCTGCATCTGTTTTTGTGTATCAGGTCAGACGGTCTCTACTGTCGGCGAGGAGCGCAAATTTAACCCACGCTT from the Acanthochromis polyacanthus isolate Apoly-LR-REF ecotype Palm Island chromosome 12, KAUST_Apoly_ChrSc, whole genome shotgun sequence genome contains:
- the ethe1 gene encoding persulfide dioxygenase ETHE1, mitochondrial, with the protein product MCSVISRVKPCHRALAVSLRLRTNTESPSYAAAQSRRFSPGVSSGVEPLWVSSRSYSSRTAMTEGLFFRQLLELESMTYTYLLADTATKEAVIIDPVLETINRDLKLIGELGLNLKVAVNTHCHADHITSTGLMKKGLAGLKSAISKYSGASADILLSEGDKIPFGKHCLTVRETPGHTDGCLTLVMEDQSMAFTGDALLIRGCGRTDFQQGCSKRLYNSVHQKIFTLPDQCLVYPAHDYLGQTVSTVGEERKFNPRLTKSIDQFVDIMKNLNLPKPAKIDIAVPANLVCGLHEV